Proteins encoded by one window of Macaca fascicularis isolate 582-1 chromosome 10, T2T-MFA8v1.1:
- the SCARF2 gene encoding scavenger receptor class F member 2 isoform X4 — translation MDSVLLLPGAHVLRWLEAARGRVWDCGVRRQLDVLGERGVREAWRVPLPPRLLRCQLRHQCGQCKGQQPCTVAEGRCLTCEPGWNGTKCDQPCATGFYGEGCSHRCPPCRDGHACNHVTGKCTRCNAGWIGDRCETKCSNGTYGEDCAFVCADCGSGHCDFQSGRCLCSPGVHGPHCNVTCPPGLHGADCAQACSCHEDSCDPVTGACHLETNQRKGVMGAGALLVLLVCLLLSLLGCCCACRGKDPARRELSLGRKKAPHRLCGRFSRISMKLPRIPLRRQKLPKVVVAHHDLDNTLNCSFLEPPSGLEQPSPSWSSRASFSSFDTTDEGPVYCVPHEEAPEESRDPEVPTAPVEAPAPSPMPLTTPASAEEAMPLPASSDSERSASSVEGPGGALYARVARREARPARARGEIGGLSLSPSPERRKPPPPDPATKPKVSWIHGRHSAVAAGRAPSPPPPGPEAAPSPSKRKRTPSDKSAQPVEHGSPGTRDPTPRPPGLPEEATALAAPSPPRARARGRGPSLLEPTDAGGPPRSAPEAASMLAAELRGKTRSLGRAEGALGAQGPREKPAPPQKAKRSVPPASPARAPPATETPGLEKAATDVPAPETPRKKTPIQKPPRKKSREAAGEGGRASAPTL, via the exons ATGGACTCTGTCCTGCTG CTCCCAGGTGCCCACGTGCTGCGCTGGCTGGAGGCAGCAAGGGGACGAGTGTGGGATTG CGGTGTGCGAAGGCAACTCGACGTGCTCGGAGAACGAGGTGTGCGTGAGGCCTGGCGAGTGCCGCTGCCGCCACGGCTACTTCGGTGCCAACTGCGACACCA GTGTGGCCAGTGTAAGGGCCAGCAGCCGTGCACGGTAGCCGAGGGCCGCTGCTTGACGTGCGAGCCCGGCTGGAACGGAACCAAGTGCGACCAGCCTTGCGCCACCGGTTTCTATGGCGAGGGCTGCAGCCACCGCTGTCCGCCGTGCCGCGACGGGCATGCCTGTAACCATGTCACCGGCAAGTGTACGCGCTGCAACGCGGGCTGGATCGGCGACCG GTGCGAGACCAAGTGTAGCAATGGCACCTACGGCGAGGACTGCGCCTTCGTATGCGCCGACTGCGGCAGCGGCCACTGCGACTTTCAGTCGGGGCGCTGCCTGTGCAGTCCTGGCGTCCACGGGCCCCA CTGTAACGTGACGTGCCCGCCCGGACTCCACGGCGCGGACTGTGCTCAGGCCTGCAGCTGCCACGAGGATTCGTGCGACCCGGTCACTGGTGCCTGCCACCTAG AGACCAACCAGCGCAAGGGTGTGATGGGCGCGGGCGCGCTGCTCGTCCTTCTCGTCTGCCTGCTGCTCTCGCTGCTCGGCTGCTGCTGCGCTTGCCGGGGCAAGGACCCTGCGCGCCG GGAGCTGTCGCTTGGGAGGAAGAAGGCTCCGCACCGACTATGCGGACGCTTCAGTCGCATCAGCATGAAGCTGCCCCGGATCCCGCTCCGCAGGCAGAAACTACCCAAAGTCGTAG TGGCCCACCACGACCTGGATAACACACTCAACTGCAGCTTCCTGGAGCCACCCTCAGGGCTGGAGCAGCCCTCACCATCCTGGTCCTCTCGGGCCTCCTTCTCCTCGTTTGACACCACTGACGAAGGCCCTGTGTACTGTGTACCCCATGAGG AGGCACCAGAGGAGAGCCGGGACCCCGAAGTCCCCACTGCTCCTGTCGAGGCGCCGGCGCCGTCCCCCATGCCCTTGACCACGCCAGCGTCCGCCGAGGAGGCGATGCCCCTCCCCGCGTCCTCCGACAGCGAGCGGTCAGCGTCCAGCGTGGAGGGGCCCGGCGGGGCTCTGTATGCGCGCGTGGCCCGACGCGAGGCCCGGCCGGCCCGGGCCCGGGGCGAGATTGGGGGCCTGTCGCTGTCGCCATCGCCCGAGCGAAGGAAACCGCCGCCACCTGACCCCGCCACCAAGCCTAAGGTGTCCTGGATCCACGGCAGGCACAGCGCCGTTGCAGCTGGCCGTGCGCCGTCACCACCGCCGCCAGGCCCCGAGGCCGCGCCCAGCCCCAGCAAGAGAAAACGGACGCCCAGCGACAAATCGGCGCAGCCGGTCGAGCACGGCAGCCCCGGGACCCGCGACCCAACGCCGCGGCCCCCCGGGCTGCCCGAGGAGGCGACGGCCCTCGCTGCGCCCTCGCCGCCCAGGGCCCGAGCGCGGGGCCGCGGCCCGAGCCTCTTGGAGCCCACGGACGCCGGCGGTCCCCCGCGAAGCGCGCCCGAGGCTGCCTCCATGTTGGCCGCGGAGCTGCGCGGCAAGACTCGCAGCCTGGGCCGCGCCGAGGGGGCCTTGGGCGCGCAGGGCCCCAGGGAGAAGCCGGCGCCCCCACAGAAAGCCAAGCGCTCGGTGCCGCCAGCCTCGCCCGCCCGCGCGCCCCCAGCAACCGAAACCCCGGGGCTTGAGAAGGCGGCGACCGACGTGCCCGCGCCTGAGACGCCCCGGAAGAAGACCCCTATCCAGAAGCCTCCGCGCAAGAAGAGCAGGGAGGCGGCGGGCGAGGGGGGCAGGGCGAGCGCGCCCACCCTGTAG